One window of the Phalacrocorax aristotelis chromosome 19, bGulAri2.1, whole genome shotgun sequence genome contains the following:
- the PLEKHM2 gene encoding pleckstrin homology domain-containing family M member 2 isoform X3, translated as MFGTIEAAFDARQCPETSSLPDYSNTPSSPKPRTGRAWLYLALNENSLESYLRLFQENLSLLHKYYVKNALVCSHDHLTLFLTLVSGLEFIRFDLDLDAPYLDLAPYMPDYYKPQYLLDFEDRLPSSVHGSDSLSLNSFNSVTSTNLEWDDSAIAPSSEGAPCYPGSVGGAGVFRIGGQVFPFNQTPGFANINGSNITVSMGDYDFGDVFPAMQTMPSRDWEDGDLTDTLSCPRSTASEANGSKASVKSPTQRYNPFNEEKADVLSSTETTPVHTASQEKAEATPEGTDQSESCTELEVIRLAKKKKTGKKKKAKPEEPVNTPAPVVPETQQASGDSGVNGLSDREDPQRDDDPAGPAGEPSPSGQEEGRERSALSQMALRIPEMKDTSMESVGQPLSKVMDRLNGQLDPGGWNAPHEPPGQSFRTGTPGETPDGSSSGEFSKGISAPMDFYRFTVESPNTAAPGGGHHDTPGPCQPPHVSGSPEAPEEEESREGEAVGAVEESGGASDEPQTGQTETANPQPLHEPKKEQPSPSPSSAEDSGVEEGQGSPSELTHPSEFRVDNNHLLLLMIHVFRENEEQLFRMIRMSTGHMEGNLQLIYVLLTDCYVYLIRKGAAEKPYMVEEAVSYNELDYISVGLDQQTVTLVCTNRRKQFLLDTADVALTEFFLVSLKSAMIKGCREPPYPSILTDATMEKLALAKFVAQESKCEACDVVVRFYGLVHWEDPMDEALGPANTSYTSAENAVTKDGILHYKAGTSYLGKEQWKTCFVVLSNGILYQYPDRTDVTPLLSINMGGEQCGGCRRSNTTDRPHSFQVILTDRPSLELSAENEEDMADWMQYFCQAVSKGVIPQGVAPTPCVPCCLVLTDEKAFTCHEDCQTSFFRSLGTVELTDITAISTEAGKEYCILEFAQDRKQFLPPWVLYFSCTTELERFLSALNNAWRNIYQVDLLHKAILDAAVKKKCEDAQSLIDSAWQRSDSLCRGRAERDPWC; from the exons ATGTTTGGGACCATCGAGGCCGCTTTTGATGCAAGACAGTGCCCAGAGACCTCCTCTCTGCCTGATTATTCCAACACCCCTTCATCTCCCAAGCCCCGTACTG GCCGGGCATGGCTGTACCTAGCACTCAACGAAAACTCCTTGGAGAGCTATTTGAGGCTGTTCCAGGAGAACCTAAGCCTGCTGCACAAGTACTATGTCAA GAACGCCCTGGTTTGCAGTCATGATCATCTGACCTTGTTCTTAACGCTGGTGTCTGGGCTGGAGTTCATCCGCTTTGACTTGGATCTG gatgCTCCTTACCTGGATCTGGCCCCATACATGCCAGATTACTACAAACCTCAGTACCTGCTAGACTTTGAGGACCgcctgcccagctctgtgcACGGCTCAGACAGCCTGTCCCTCAACTCCTTCAATTCGGTCACCTCCACCAACCTGGAATGGGACGACAGCGCTATTGCTCCATCCAGTGAAG GAGCACCTTGCTACCCTGGGAGTGTAGGTGGAGCTGGGGTTTTTAGGATCGGAGGACAAGTTTTTCCCTTTAATCAGACCCCTGGCTTTGCAAACATTAATGGGTCAAACATCACAGTGTCTATGGGAG ATTATGATTTTGGAGATGTCTTTCCAGCAATGCAGACCATGCCCAGCAGAGACTGGGAAG ATGGAGACCTCACGGACACGCTCAGCTGCCCACGCTCCACCGCCTCGGAGGCAAACGGCAGCAAGGCCTCTGTGAAGAGCCCAACGCAGCGCTACAACCCCTTCAACGAGGAGAAGGCCGATGTGCTGTCCTCCACCGAGACCACGCCAGTGCACACAGCTTcccaggagaaagcagaagccACCCCTGAGGGAACAGACCAGTCTGAGAGCTGCACAGAGCTGGAGGTCATCAG GTTAGCCAAGAAGAAGAAAACGggcaagaagaagaaagcaaagcctgAGGAGCCAGTGAACACCCCTGCGCCCGTAGTGCCTGAGACCCAGCAGGCCAGTGGGGACAGCGGTGTGAACGGGCTGAGTGACAGAGAAGACCCGCAGAGAGACGACGATCCCGCTGGCCCGGCTGGTGAGCCGAGCCCGAGCGGGCAGGAGGAGGGTCGCGAGCGCTCTGCCCTCAGCCAGATGGCTTTACGCATCCCTGAGATGAAGGACACGTCCATGGAGAGCGTGGGGCAGCCGCTGAGCAAGGTGATGGACAGGCTCAACGGGCAGCTGGACCCTGGTGGCTGGAATGCCCCCCATGAGCCCCCCGGGCAGTCCTTTCGGACTGGCACGCCAGGGGAGACCCCAGATGGATCGTCCTCTGGCGAGTTTAGCAAGGGGATTTCAGCCCCCATGGACTTCTACCGCTTTACCGTTGAGAGTCCAAACACTGCTGCACCAGGTGGTGGCCACCATGACACTCCAGGGCCTTGCCAACCGCCACATGTTTCTGGTAGCCCTGAGGCtcctgaagaggaagaaagcagagagggagaagcAGTTGGGGCAGTAGAGGAGTCTGGAGGGGCGAGTGATGAACCCCAAACTGGCCAGACAGAAACTGCCAACCCCCAGCCTCTCCATGAGCCAAAGAAGGAGCAGCCCAGCCCTTCCCCGAGCAGTGCCGAGGACTCTGGTGTggaggaagggcagggcagccctTCAGAGCTGACGCATCCCTCCGAGTTCAG GGTGGATAACAACCATCTGCTCTTGCTGATGATCCACGTCTTTCGGGAGAACGAGGAACAGTTGTTCAGG ATGATCCGAATGAGCACCGGGCACATGGAAGGGAACCTGCAGCTGATCTACGTGCTGCTGACAGATTGCTACGTGTACCTGATCCGGAAAG GGGCAGCAGAGAAGCCATACATGGTGGAGGAGGCCGTTTCCTATAACGAGCTGGACTACATTTCG GTTGGGCTGGATCAGCAGACGGTGACTCTGGTGTGCACCAATCGGAGGAAGCAGTTCCTGCTCGACACCGCAGATGTGGCTCTCACCGA GTTCTTCCTGGTATCCTTGAAGTCAGCCATGATCAAAGGGTGCCGGGAGCCCCCGTACCCCAGTATCCTCACGGATGCCACCATGGAGAAACTGGCGCTCGCAAAGTTCGTGGCCCAGGAGTCCAAGTGTGAG GCCTGCGATGTGGTTGTGCGTTTCTACGGCCTCGTTCACTGGGAAGACCCCATGGACGAGGCGCTGGGACCCGCCAACACTAGCTACACCTCTGCTGAAAACGCGGTCACCAAGGACGGCATCCTGCACTACAAGGCGGGGACCTCCTACCTGGGCAAGGAGCAGTGGAAGACCTGCTTCGTGGTGCTCAG CAACGGGATCTTGTACCAGTACCCGGACCGCACGGACGTCACTCCTCTGCTCTCCATCAACATGGG CGGCGAGCAGTGCGGGGGATGCCGGCGCTCCAACACCACCGACAGGCCCCACTCCTTCCAGGTGATCTTGACAGACCGGCCGTCCCTGGAGCTGAGTGCTGAGAATGAGGAAGACATGGCGGACTGGATGCAGTACTTCTGCCAGGCTGTCTCCAAAGGG GTGATTCCCCAGGGTGTTGCCCCTACGCCCTGCGTCCCCTGTTGCCTCGTGCTGACGGACGAGAAGGCTTTCACCTGCCACGAGGACTGCCAGACAAGCTTCTTCCGCTCGCTGGGCACCGTGGAGCTGACGGACATCACCGCCATCTCCACAGAGGCTGGCAAGGAGTACTGTATCTTG GAGTTTGCTCAGGATCGCAAGCAGTTCCTGCCCCCCTGGGTCCTCTATTTTAGTTGCACTACAGAACTGGAGAGGTTCCTCTCAGCGCTGAACAATGCGTGGAGGAACATCTACCAG GTTGACCTCCTGCACAAGGCCATTCTGGATGCTGCTGTCAAGAAGAAATGCGAGGACGCTCAGAGCCTCATCGACAGCGCCTGGCAGCGCAGCGACAGCCTCTGCCGCGGGCGAGCGGAGCGGGACCCCTGGTGTTAA
- the PLEKHM2 gene encoding pleckstrin homology domain-containing family M member 2 isoform X5 yields MLGRVLASLSLLAKSLLPAAISEAKLVQQRSASGRDGVTMSDGDLTDTLSCPRSTASEANGSKASVKSPTQRYNPFNEEKADVLSSTETTPVHTASQEKAEATPEGTDQSESCTELEVIRLAKKKKTGKKKKAKPEEPVNTPAPVVPETQQASGDSGVNGLSDREDPQRDDDPAGPAGEPSPSGQEEGRERSALSQMALRIPEMKDTSMESVGQPLSKVMDRLNGQLDPGGWNAPHEPPGQSFRTGTPGETPDGSSSGEFSKGISAPMDFYRFTVESPNTAAPGGGHHDTPGPCQPPHVSGSPEAPEEEESREGEAVGAVEESGGASDEPQTGQTETANPQPLHEPKKEQPSPSPSSAEDSGVEEGQGSPSELTHPSEFRVDNNHLLLLMIHVFRENEEQLFRMIRMSTGHMEGNLQLIYVLLTDCYVYLIRKGAAEKPYMVEEAVSYNELDYISVGLDQQTVTLVCTNRRKQFLLDTADVALTEFFLVSLKSAMIKGCREPPYPSILTDATMEKLALAKFVAQESKCEACDVVVRFYGLVHWEDPMDEALGPANTSYTSAENAVTKDGILHYKAGTSYLGKEQWKTCFVVLSNGILYQYPDRTDVTPLLSINMGGEQCGGCRRSNTTDRPHSFQVILTDRPSLELSAENEEDMADWMQYFCQAVSKGVIPQGVAPTPCVPCCLVLTDEKAFTCHEDCQTSFFRSLGTVELTDITAISTEAGKEYCILEFAQDRKQFLPPWVLYFSCTTELERFLSALNNAWRNIYQVDLLHKAILDAAVKKKCEDAQSLIDSAWQRSDSLCRGRAERDPWC; encoded by the exons ATGCTGGGTCGTGTGCTGGCCTCTCTGTCCCTCCTCGCAAAgagcctgctgcctgcagcaatCTCTGAAGCTAAGCTGGTCCAACAGCGCTCTGCCAGTGGCCGGGATGGTGTCACTATGAGCG ATGGAGACCTCACGGACACGCTCAGCTGCCCACGCTCCACCGCCTCGGAGGCAAACGGCAGCAAGGCCTCTGTGAAGAGCCCAACGCAGCGCTACAACCCCTTCAACGAGGAGAAGGCCGATGTGCTGTCCTCCACCGAGACCACGCCAGTGCACACAGCTTcccaggagaaagcagaagccACCCCTGAGGGAACAGACCAGTCTGAGAGCTGCACAGAGCTGGAGGTCATCAG GTTAGCCAAGAAGAAGAAAACGggcaagaagaagaaagcaaagcctgAGGAGCCAGTGAACACCCCTGCGCCCGTAGTGCCTGAGACCCAGCAGGCCAGTGGGGACAGCGGTGTGAACGGGCTGAGTGACAGAGAAGACCCGCAGAGAGACGACGATCCCGCTGGCCCGGCTGGTGAGCCGAGCCCGAGCGGGCAGGAGGAGGGTCGCGAGCGCTCTGCCCTCAGCCAGATGGCTTTACGCATCCCTGAGATGAAGGACACGTCCATGGAGAGCGTGGGGCAGCCGCTGAGCAAGGTGATGGACAGGCTCAACGGGCAGCTGGACCCTGGTGGCTGGAATGCCCCCCATGAGCCCCCCGGGCAGTCCTTTCGGACTGGCACGCCAGGGGAGACCCCAGATGGATCGTCCTCTGGCGAGTTTAGCAAGGGGATTTCAGCCCCCATGGACTTCTACCGCTTTACCGTTGAGAGTCCAAACACTGCTGCACCAGGTGGTGGCCACCATGACACTCCAGGGCCTTGCCAACCGCCACATGTTTCTGGTAGCCCTGAGGCtcctgaagaggaagaaagcagagagggagaagcAGTTGGGGCAGTAGAGGAGTCTGGAGGGGCGAGTGATGAACCCCAAACTGGCCAGACAGAAACTGCCAACCCCCAGCCTCTCCATGAGCCAAAGAAGGAGCAGCCCAGCCCTTCCCCGAGCAGTGCCGAGGACTCTGGTGTggaggaagggcagggcagccctTCAGAGCTGACGCATCCCTCCGAGTTCAG GGTGGATAACAACCATCTGCTCTTGCTGATGATCCACGTCTTTCGGGAGAACGAGGAACAGTTGTTCAGG ATGATCCGAATGAGCACCGGGCACATGGAAGGGAACCTGCAGCTGATCTACGTGCTGCTGACAGATTGCTACGTGTACCTGATCCGGAAAG GGGCAGCAGAGAAGCCATACATGGTGGAGGAGGCCGTTTCCTATAACGAGCTGGACTACATTTCG GTTGGGCTGGATCAGCAGACGGTGACTCTGGTGTGCACCAATCGGAGGAAGCAGTTCCTGCTCGACACCGCAGATGTGGCTCTCACCGA GTTCTTCCTGGTATCCTTGAAGTCAGCCATGATCAAAGGGTGCCGGGAGCCCCCGTACCCCAGTATCCTCACGGATGCCACCATGGAGAAACTGGCGCTCGCAAAGTTCGTGGCCCAGGAGTCCAAGTGTGAG GCCTGCGATGTGGTTGTGCGTTTCTACGGCCTCGTTCACTGGGAAGACCCCATGGACGAGGCGCTGGGACCCGCCAACACTAGCTACACCTCTGCTGAAAACGCGGTCACCAAGGACGGCATCCTGCACTACAAGGCGGGGACCTCCTACCTGGGCAAGGAGCAGTGGAAGACCTGCTTCGTGGTGCTCAG CAACGGGATCTTGTACCAGTACCCGGACCGCACGGACGTCACTCCTCTGCTCTCCATCAACATGGG CGGCGAGCAGTGCGGGGGATGCCGGCGCTCCAACACCACCGACAGGCCCCACTCCTTCCAGGTGATCTTGACAGACCGGCCGTCCCTGGAGCTGAGTGCTGAGAATGAGGAAGACATGGCGGACTGGATGCAGTACTTCTGCCAGGCTGTCTCCAAAGGG GTGATTCCCCAGGGTGTTGCCCCTACGCCCTGCGTCCCCTGTTGCCTCGTGCTGACGGACGAGAAGGCTTTCACCTGCCACGAGGACTGCCAGACAAGCTTCTTCCGCTCGCTGGGCACCGTGGAGCTGACGGACATCACCGCCATCTCCACAGAGGCTGGCAAGGAGTACTGTATCTTG GAGTTTGCTCAGGATCGCAAGCAGTTCCTGCCCCCCTGGGTCCTCTATTTTAGTTGCACTACAGAACTGGAGAGGTTCCTCTCAGCGCTGAACAATGCGTGGAGGAACATCTACCAG GTTGACCTCCTGCACAAGGCCATTCTGGATGCTGCTGTCAAGAAGAAATGCGAGGACGCTCAGAGCCTCATCGACAGCGCCTGGCAGCGCAGCGACAGCCTCTGCCGCGGGCGAGCGGAGCGGGACCCCTGGTGTTAA